In Vanacampus margaritifer isolate UIUO_Vmar chromosome 9, RoL_Vmar_1.0, whole genome shotgun sequence, the following proteins share a genomic window:
- the nek10 gene encoding serine/threonine-protein kinase Nek10 isoform X4: MTYRELRCFSSHPLQKVFADILTLLVNNRLCSDWMELASLDWALRVLLCLRLLIRDPQHQKMFHHLQGVQPLARYMKCIADKYFACGQPAPAAQSLVTMTYMFQKLSAVDIQRVWVIESGVHMTLVKLLSTTDSSLLLGALTALTTLAENPQCRAEIGELPIAENLVVILQDYDLLSKRMAAELLRLLSPVPRVRDELRDAEAVPVLLSLLHAPHLKLLWSVAWVLVQLCQDAHARAEVRSWGGVHTLLRLLGSDTQFVCDRLSIEKLSSANANGRVHGQHTGEELEPCGVADKVMALQSACCTALTELSLEDSCAHHIVQENGVYILAKLILPQNSAAKVSSLQRYAFRALRFLFSVERNRHHFKRLFPTGLYELFIDVGHYVRDLEVYEGLQIKVLQYTDEELESLRESIMAVDQNRPALKLINGYAVLDHLGTGAFGSVFKVRKQIAGNLMALKEVNLHNPAFGKDKKSRDCNVEKIIAELAIIKEQMAHPNIVKYYKTFLQDDKLYIVMELIEGVPLLERCNSLKEKQQSFTEERIWNIFIQMCLALRYLHKDKRIVHRDLTPNNIMLGDKEKVTITDFGLAKQKQENSKLTSVVGTILYSCPEVVKNEPYGEKADIWALGCVLYQMAALEPPFYSNNMLSLASKIVEAIYEPLEDGIYSERLEDVITWCLSPDPERRPDIVAVSSRIADLMMRQLDALYASHYALEKRAERDRKRAQRYFLEGRQSGKNCCRSVLTQKQAFTVAELVQFPPSNFEENLGGFDDASDHEETEAKEAQREHYRSKSATCVTPHLPLCGEDLMTVRANSKAGICISQRNLRQIEDPIHRLLVQLHKVLFITQLPPTPRHNVKRRLVERFKKSLFQFGSDPHNLKTELSKLVQASCDLMESGSSSPDWWPVVPLLTGDADEDSGDSLREGVTYEQMQAVVEELLDESGYYQDESGRCESPWRQAASCVGGEEAKKRSERRPHSSS; encoded by the exons ATGACATATAGAGAGCTGAGGTGTTTTAGCAGCCACCCGTTACAGAAAGTTTTTGCAGACATCCTTACCTTGCTGGTCAACAACCGCCTCTGCAG CGATTGGATGGAGCTGGCGTCGCTCGATTGGGCCCTCCGAGTGCTGCTCTGCCTGCGCTTGCTCATCAGAGATCCTCAGCATCAG aaaatgttCCATCACCTCCAAGGCGTTCAGCCACTCGCcagg TATATGAAGTGCATTGCTGACAAGTACTTCGCATGTGGCCAGCCAGCGCCGGCTGCACAGTCGCTGGTCACCATGACCT ATATGTTCCAGAAGCTTTCTGCAGTGGACATTCAAAGGGTCTGGGTTATCGAGAGTGGCGTGCACATG ACGCTGGTGAAGCTGCTGTCCACCACAGACAGCAGCTTGCTACTTGGAGCCCTCACAGCATTAACCACCTTGGCTGAAAA TCCACAGTGCAGGGCTGAGATCGGGGAGCTTCCCATCGCGGAGAACCTTGTGGTCATCCTACAGGACTACGACCTGTTGTCGAAGAG GATGGCCGCCGAGCTGTTGAGGCTCCTCTCTCCGGTGCCCCGCGTCAGAGACGAGCTGAGGGACGCTGAGGCTGTGCCGGTGCTGCTCAGTCTGTTGCACGCGCCACACCTCAAATTGCTGTGGAGCGTGGCCTGGGTCCTGGTGCAGCTCTGCCAGGACGCCCACGCCAGGGCGGAGGTGCGCAGCTGGGGAGGCGTGCACACGCTTTTAAGGTTGCTCGGGAG TGACACACAGTTTGTCTGCGACCGCTTGTCCATCGAGAAGCTGTCGAGCGCCAACGCCAATGGCCGCGTCCACGGGCAACATACGGGGGAGGAGCTCGAACCTTGCGGGGTGGCCGACAAAGTCATGGCTCTGCAGTCAG cgtgctGCACAGCTCTGACCGAGCTCAGCCTGGAGGACTCGTGTGCTCATCACATTGTCCAG GAAAATGGAGTCTATATCCTTGCCAAACTGATTTTACCGCAAAACTCTGCGGCGAAAGTGTCGTCTTTACAA CGCTACGCATTCCGGGCACTGCGCTTTCTCTTCAGCGTGGAGAGGAACAGACATCACTTCAAGAG GCTCTTTCCCACGGGcctttatgaattatttattgACGTGGGCCATTATGTGCGGGACCTGGAGGTCTACGAGGGTCTTCAAATCAAAGTGTTGCAGTACACT GATGAGGAGCTGGAGAGCCTGCGAGAGAGCATTATGGCTGTGGACCAGAACCGGCCTGCGCTCAAGCTAATCAATGGCTACGCCGTACTGGACCACCTCGGCACCGGTGCTTTTGGAAGTGTATTTAAG GTCCGGAAGCAGATCGCCGGGAATCTGATGGCTCTGAAAGAGGTCAACCTCCACAACCCGGCTTTCGGAAAAGACAAGAAGTCGCGAGACTGTAACGTGGAGAAGATCATCGCGGAGTTAGCCATCATCAAAGAACAG ATGGCTCACCCAAATATCGTCAAGTACTACAAGACCTTCCTGCAAG ACGACAAACTGTACATCGTTATGGAGCTGATCGAGGGAGTTCCTCTGCTGGAGCGTTGCAACTCCCTGAAGGAGAAGCAGCAGAGCTTCACCGAGGAACGAATTTGGAATATCTTTATACAG ATGTGCTTGGCCCTGAGGTACCTCCACAAGGACAAGCGCATCGTCCACCGCGACCTGACACCCAACAACATCATGCTGGGCGACAAAGAGAAAGTCACCATCA CCGACTTTGGCCTGGCCAAACAGAAACAGGAAAACAGTAAGCTGACTTCAGTGGTGGGCACCATTTTGTACTCTTG TCCAGAGGTGGTGAAGAACGAGCCATACGGTGAAAAGGCTGACATTTGGGCTCTGGGCTGCGTCCTCTATCAGATGGCCGCCTTGGAACCGCCATTTTACAGCAACAATATGTTGTCGCTGGCCAGCAAG atTGTTGAGGCCATCTATGAGCCACTGGAAGACGGAATTTACTCTGAAAGGCTGGAGGACGTGATCACATG GTGCTTGAGTCCAGACCCAGAGCGGCGCCCTGACATCGTGGCCGTCAGCTCCCGGATCGCCGACCTCATGATGAGGCAGTTGGACGCTCTGTACGCTTCCCACTATGCACTGGAGAAGCGAGCTGAGCGGGACAGGAAGCGGGCGCAGAGGTACTTCCTGGAAGGGCGCCAGAGTGGGAAAAACTGCTGCCGCTCAGTCCTGACTCAG AAACAAGCTTTCACAGTAGCTGAACTTGTGCAATTTCCTCCAAGTAACTTTGAAGAGAATCTCGGCGGTTTCG aTGATGCCTCAGATCATGAAGAAACAGAGGCGAAAGAAGCACAAAGAGAACACTACA GGTCAAAATCTGCCACCTGTGTTACGCCTCATCTACCTCTATGTGG GGAGGATTTAATGACAGTGAGGGCCAACTCAAAAGCag GAATCTGCATCTCCCAGAGGAACCTTCGCCAGATCGAGGATCCAATCCACAGGTTGCTGGTGCAGTTGCACAAAGTGCTCTTTATCACCCAG CTTCCTCCAACTCCTCGTCACAACGTCAAGAGGCGACTGGTAGAAAGGTTCAAAAAGTCACTGTTCCAGTTTGGCAGTGAcccgcacaacctgaagacagaGCTCAGCAAG CTGGTCCAGGCGTCATGTGACCTGATGGAGTCTGGCTCCAGTAGTCCAGATTGGTGGCCTGTGGTGCCTCTCTTGACCGGAGATGCTGATGAAGACTCGG GTGACAGTCTGAGGGAAGGAGTTACATACGAGCAGATGCAG GCTGTGGTAGAGGAGCTGCTGGACGAGAGTGGCTACTACCAAGATGAGAGTGGCAGGTGCGAGTCACCATGGCGACAAGCTGCTTCCTGTGTGGGCGGCGA